Proteins from one Desulfonema limicola genomic window:
- a CDS encoding DUF1566 domain-containing protein, translated as MYLRTALFLIILFCVPPFTATAGNIDSPGTAPSVGSGMYTMDDLYNYLMSGTAAAIPANFKEPAAGPGDSSKTINDIHNDIKANFELCNAAPDKVMNTVTFFSTIPATWGPQTGTLSTQALSSANDTVSAGYYEATTLSAVDADLTAANIKTGMNIFGVTGTVIESAGDASAADVLTGKTFSNAAAAGVSGSMTNVGQQIITPAAANAAITQGYHDGTGYCAGDADLTAANIKTGMNIFGVTGTVIESRGDASAGDVLTGKTFSNGIFANVAGSMTNVGQQIITPAAANTAITQGYHDGTGYCAGDASLVTGNIKSGTSIFGVAGKTEVVDTTSGDAVAGDILLNKKAWVDGLEITGTAYPAPVAKTGQTTSYAANDDGSLQKGVTTGPRFTDNGDGTVTDNLTGLIWLKNANCFGLRDWSTALTDCSSLANGSCGLTDGSAAGDWRLPNVKELLSLIDFGYILPALSNAAGTAQWAEGDVFTSMPLFSDAHWSSTTSPSSTDYAWYVYPTDGTISYVLKTETKYVWPVRGGQ; from the coding sequence ATGTATTTAAGAACTGCTCTTTTTCTGATTATTTTATTTTGTGTTCCCCCTTTTACAGCCACAGCCGGTAATATAGATTCTCCAGGTACTGCCCCTTCAGTCGGAAGCGGGATGTACACAATGGATGATCTTTATAATTACCTGATGAGCGGAACAGCCGCAGCAATTCCCGCCAATTTCAAGGAACCGGCAGCCGGGCCTGGTGATTCATCAAAAACCATTAATGATATTCATAATGATATCAAGGCAAATTTTGAATTATGTAATGCTGCTCCTGACAAGGTGATGAACACTGTTACTTTTTTCAGTACAATTCCAGCAACCTGGGGGCCGCAGACTGGTACATTAAGTACTCAGGCATTGTCCAGTGCCAATGATACGGTTTCAGCCGGATATTATGAAGCCACCACACTTTCAGCCGTGGATGCCGACCTGACTGCTGCCAATATCAAAACCGGTATGAATATTTTCGGAGTAACCGGAACAGTGATCGAGTCAGCAGGTGATGCGTCAGCCGCTGATGTTCTGACCGGCAAAACCTTTTCAAATGCCGCAGCAGCCGGTGTTTCAGGTTCAATGACCAATGTGGGACAGCAGATAATAACACCCGCAGCAGCCAATGCAGCCATAACCCAGGGTTATCATGACGGCACTGGTTATTGTGCAGGGGATGCCGACCTGACTGCGGCCAATATCAAAACCGGTATGAATATTTTCGGAGTAACCGGAACAGTGATCGAGTCAAGAGGTGATGCATCAGCCGGTGATGTCCTGACCGGAAAAACATTTTCAAATGGAATATTCGCCAATGTTGCAGGCTCAATGACCAATGTGGGACAGCAGATAATAACACCCGCAGCAGCCAATACAGCCATAACCCAGGGGTATCATGACGGCACTGGTTATTGTGCAGGGGATGCCAGCCTTGTAACAGGTAATATCAAGTCAGGGACAAGCATATTCGGGGTGGCCGGTAAAACCGAGGTTGTTGATACCACAAGCGGTGATGCTGTGGCAGGTGATATTCTGCTTAATAAAAAAGCCTGGGTTGACGGGCTTGAAATAACCGGAACCGCATATCCTGCCCCTGTTGCAAAGACAGGGCAGACTACATCTTATGCAGCAAATGATGACGGCAGTTTGCAGAAAGGTGTTACAACCGGACCACGTTTTACTGATAACGGAGATGGAACAGTTACAGATAATCTGACCGGGTTGATATGGTTAAAAAATGCAAATTGTTTTGGATTAAGAGATTGGAGTACTGCTTTGACTGATTGCAGCAGTCTGGCAAACGGAAGTTGTGGTTTGACTGACGGTTCTGCTGCCGGTGACTGGCGACTCCCCAATGTAAAAGAATTGCTAAGTCTGATTGATTTTGGATATATACTCCCTGCTTTATCAAATGCAGCAGGTACAGCACAGTGGGCTGAAGGAGATGTGTTTACCAGCATGCCGCTATTTAGCGATGCCCACTGGTCATCTACGACCTCACCGAGCAGCACGGACTACGCCTGGTATGTGTACCCGACGGACGGAACCATATCCTACGTCTTGAAGACAGAAACCAAGTATGTCTGGCCGGTTCGCGGAGGACAATAA
- a CDS encoding response regulator yields MFDLSGKKNNILIVDDTPKNIQAAASILSRQGYDIAFDEDGESALQHVKSVQFDLILLDIIMPGKNGYQVCQSLKNDPETKQIPVIFLTAKADTESIVQGFNAGASDYVTKPFNEAELLARVNTHLELAQHRNHLEKLVQERTKALEVVLQIREEISAKHEKKLNSNIYNRILPMLETLKESLTSSRQKKCLESIETGLEEILSDFSHKLSMPQYNLTSSEIKVAGLIKEGKSTKQIAHLLCISENTITFHRQNIRKKLGLSGKSADIKSFLNSFN; encoded by the coding sequence ATGTTTGATTTGTCAGGAAAAAAAAATAATATCCTGATTGTTGACGATACTCCCAAAAATATTCAGGCAGCAGCTTCTATTCTGAGCAGACAGGGCTATGATATCGCTTTTGACGAAGACGGCGAAAGCGCTCTGCAGCATGTAAAGTCTGTTCAATTTGATCTGATCCTTCTGGATATTATCATGCCTGGTAAAAACGGATATCAGGTCTGCCAGAGTTTAAAAAATGACCCTGAAACAAAACAGATACCTGTCATATTTCTGACAGCAAAGGCCGATACTGAAAGCATTGTGCAGGGTTTTAATGCCGGAGCTTCTGATTATGTTACAAAGCCTTTTAATGAGGCAGAACTGCTGGCAAGGGTAAATACCCATCTGGAACTTGCACAGCATAGAAATCATCTTGAAAAACTTGTTCAGGAGCGCACCAAAGCACTTGAGGTGGTGCTGCAAATCCGTGAAGAGATTTCAGCAAAACATGAAAAAAAATTAAATTCAAATATTTACAATCGTATTTTGCCAATGCTTGAAACCCTGAAAGAAAGTCTGACCAGCAGCAGGCAGAAAAAATGCCTGGAAAGCATTGAAACCGGACTTGAGGAAATACTGTCGGATTTTTCCCATAAGCTTTCCATGCCCCAATACAATCTGACATCCTCGGAAATAAAGGTGGCAGGACTTATAAAAGAAGGCAAAAGTACAAAACAGATTGCCCATCTTCTGTGTATCTCAGAAAATACAATAACTTTTCACCGCCAGAATATCAGAAAAAAACTGGGACTGAGCGGAAAGAGTGCAGATATAAAATCATTCCTTAACTCTTTTAATTAA
- a CDS encoding 7TM diverse intracellular signaling domain-containing protein encodes MKNFYKVIVLTFLQTILFIFSAYSQTQPLVLTDQQDQYLLGTYIECLEDSSHALTIEDVVSPEYNRRFIPNQKQYFDFGVSQSAWWVRFRVKNTAKPLTAWLMEFGSSRLHSVELYIPEKGGREFIVKKGGFFSLAEREINYRNFVFRIPLPADHEQMIYLRIKSVVLQTPLTIISSTAFGRKALLENFMLGIFYGAMIMIWGYHVFLWVIIRERSYFYYLLFVMAFILGNLADDGLGNLYIWNKFFLKSFIVPLVFTAYNASSLLFASSFLKTQQSMPKIHRIMKIFVFIWLILPMLYPFFPRAVLIKITYCFSIANYPVMTAAGILAKQKGFRPARYYLLNWGVFFGLSIIWILGSMKVLSVGYTFTSLLLKSGTLLQTMLFSISLADRINTFREEKDKAQDEVLKMLYENERLIREQNIFLEQKVVERTKELKNSKIRYQSLFEDAPISMWEEDFSQVKNYLETLKQSGILDFRTYFKDNPGEILKCISMASVLDVNKKTLELYHAQDKKDLMDNLSSVFKESSLSCMAEALVSMAENNIMFEGEAVNYTLTGEPVQLMVRSFVSPGTEETFSSVIVAMIDITKRKEMENELLNAKEQAESANRSKSIFLANMSHEIRTPMNAVIGFSDLLSSMITDEKQKSYLNAIQSGGRNLLMLINDILDLSKIESGKLELRPEPVSISSIFKEIYQIFAITISEKNLEFIVNISGLIPDALLLDETRFKQILLNLIANAVKFTDKGYVKLDAWCKKSEYPGRVHLIITIEDTGIGIASEFHDSLFNAFEQERELAEKYGGTGLGLAISRQLVTMMNGGIHLKTKASQGSIFEIRFHDVIISELSLADTIDMIEQTSNIVFENSTILIADDKLSNRELIKGFFDNMQVCIIEAVNGQEALFLAEKYEPDVILTDIFMPAVNGYEFARQLKDDKKLSNIPVIAVTASAFKQDREKIMKKGLFDGIIIKPFRKSELFAELCRFIAYKKDDSVCKVQSDKLKTETMPQEMLEKLPEIIEMLENELMPLWEQACKSRIFSHIENFACKIMETGEKYSCEILADYGKNMLTQSRNFDIEKIKILLYYYPELIEKLKAMKGYELDV; translated from the coding sequence ATGAAAAATTTTTATAAGGTTATTGTTCTCACCTTTTTGCAGACAATACTTTTTATATTTTCTGCATATTCTCAGACACAACCCCTGGTGCTGACAGACCAGCAGGATCAATATTTACTGGGAACATATATTGAATGTCTTGAAGATTCGTCCCATGCTCTTACCATTGAAGATGTTGTATCTCCTGAATATAACCGGCGGTTTATTCCTAACCAGAAACAATACTTTGATTTTGGAGTCAGCCAAAGTGCCTGGTGGGTTCGTTTTCGCGTAAAAAATACTGCAAAACCTCTTACAGCCTGGCTGATGGAATTCGGAAGTTCCAGGCTTCATTCTGTGGAACTTTATATTCCTGAAAAAGGCGGCCGGGAATTTATAGTAAAAAAAGGGGGATTTTTCAGCCTGGCCGAGCGTGAAATCAATTACCGCAATTTTGTTTTTCGTATTCCATTACCGGCAGATCATGAGCAGATGATTTATCTGCGAATAAAATCTGTGGTCTTGCAAACCCCGTTAACCATTATTTCCTCTACAGCATTTGGCAGAAAAGCCCTGCTGGAAAATTTTATGCTTGGAATTTTTTATGGGGCAATGATTATGATATGGGGTTATCATGTTTTTTTATGGGTTATCATACGTGAAAGAAGCTATTTTTATTATCTTTTATTTGTCATGGCTTTTATTTTAGGAAATCTTGCAGATGATGGTCTTGGTAATCTCTATATCTGGAATAAGTTTTTTTTAAAATCTTTTATTGTTCCGCTTGTATTTACAGCCTATAACGCATCTTCACTTTTGTTTGCATCCTCATTTCTGAAAACACAGCAGTCTATGCCTAAAATACACAGGATAATGAAGATTTTTGTTTTTATATGGCTGATACTTCCCATGCTTTATCCTTTTTTTCCCAGAGCGGTTCTCATAAAAATCACTTATTGCTTCAGTATAGCCAATTACCCGGTAATGACTGCGGCCGGTATCCTGGCAAAACAAAAAGGATTCCGCCCGGCACGCTATTATCTGCTGAACTGGGGAGTATTTTTTGGGCTGAGTATCATATGGATTTTAGGAAGCATGAAGGTTTTGTCTGTGGGCTATACCTTCACAAGCCTGCTTCTCAAATCAGGCACTTTATTGCAGACAATGCTGTTTTCAATATCCCTGGCAGACAGGATTAATACATTCAGAGAAGAAAAGGATAAGGCTCAAGATGAAGTTTTGAAAATGCTTTATGAAAATGAGCGGCTGATAAGGGAACAGAATATTTTTCTGGAACAAAAAGTGGTTGAGCGAACAAAGGAACTGAAAAACAGCAAAATCCGCTATCAAAGTTTGTTTGAGGATGCGCCCATATCCATGTGGGAAGAAGATTTTTCCCAGGTAAAAAACTATCTTGAAACCCTGAAACAATCAGGTATCCTGGATTTCAGAACCTATTTCAAAGATAACCCCGGGGAAATCTTAAAATGTATCAGCATGGCATCAGTTCTGGATGTGAACAAAAAAACACTGGAATTATATCATGCACAAGATAAAAAGGATTTAATGGATAATCTTTCCTCGGTATTTAAAGAATCATCTCTGTCCTGCATGGCAGAAGCCCTGGTTTCAATGGCTGAAAACAATATTATGTTTGAAGGTGAAGCTGTCAATTATACCCTTACAGGAGAACCTGTACAATTGATGGTAAGATCCTTTGTGTCTCCTGGAACAGAAGAAACATTTTCAAGTGTTATTGTTGCAATGATTGACATTACCAAAAGAAAAGAAATGGAAAACGAACTTCTAAATGCAAAGGAACAGGCAGAATCTGCAAATCGTTCAAAAAGTATTTTTCTTGCCAATATGAGTCATGAAATCAGAACCCCGATGAATGCAGTAATCGGTTTCAGTGATCTTCTTTCATCAATGATAACCGATGAAAAACAAAAAAGCTATCTCAATGCAATACAGTCAGGGGGCAGAAATCTGCTCATGCTTATAAACGATATTCTTGATCTCTCAAAAATAGAATCAGGAAAACTGGAACTCAGGCCTGAGCCTGTAAGTATCAGTTCTATTTTTAAAGAAATATATCAGATTTTTGCTATAACAATATCTGAAAAAAATCTTGAATTTATTGTTAATATTTCAGGCCTGATACCTGATGCACTGCTTTTGGATGAAACCAGGTTCAAGCAGATATTGTTAAATCTGATCGCCAATGCTGTAAAGTTTACTGATAAAGGTTATGTTAAACTTGATGCCTGGTGTAAAAAATCTGAATATCCGGGCCGGGTTCACCTTATAATTACAATTGAAGATACCGGCATAGGTATTGCTTCTGAATTTCATGACAGCTTATTCAACGCTTTTGAACAGGAAAGAGAGCTTGCTGAAAAATACGGCGGAACCGGGCTTGGGCTGGCTATAAGCAGACAGCTTGTTACAATGATGAACGGGGGTATTCACTTAAAAACCAAAGCTTCACAGGGAAGTATTTTTGAGATAAGATTCCATGATGTTATTATTTCAGAACTATCTTTGGCTGATACTATAGATATGATTGAGCAAACCAGCAATATTGTTTTTGAAAATTCAACAATTTTGATTGCTGATGATAAACTTTCAAACCGGGAGCTGATAAAAGGTTTTTTTGATAATATGCAGGTTTGCATTATAGAAGCTGTAAACGGACAGGAAGCCCTGTTTCTTGCTGAAAAATATGAACCGGATGTTATTTTAACAGATATTTTTATGCCTGCTGTCAACGGTTATGAATTTGCCAGGCAGTTAAAAGATGACAAAAAACTCTCAAATATTCCTGTCATAGCTGTTACCGCGTCCGCATTTAAGCAGGACAGAGAAAAAATTATGAAAAAAGGTTTATTTGACGGGATCATAATAAAACCGTTTCGTAAATCAGAATTGTTTGCTGAATTGTGCAGATTTATTGCTTACAAAAAAGATGATTCAGTGTGTAAAGTACAGTCTGATAAATTAAAAACTGAAACTATGCCTCAAGAAATGCTTGAAAAACTTCCTGAAATTATTGAAATGCTTGAAAATGAACTTATGCCTTTATGGGAACAGGCATGTAAGAGCCGCATATTCAGCCATATTGAAAATTTTGCCTGCAAAATAATGGAAACAGGTGAAAAATATTCCTGTGAAATACTTGCTGATTACGGCAAAAACATGCTAACCCAAAGCCGTAATTTTGATATAGAGAAAATCAAGATTTTATTGTATTATTACCCTGAACTGATTGAAAAACTTAAAGCAATGAAAGGATATGAATTAGATGTTTGA
- a CDS encoding vWA domain-containing protein: MRIVKIKYFSLIILIVLSLFLAGCGGDDDDDDFSFSEDCDCSPSPVLDEKGITLIFEKQDTEWPSKISVLLKAETIEGEPVDDLKTADFSIYEDGEFISQFESQRAIVPTPGDFTYYTLLLLDLSGSVLESNSLTDLKQAAKGFVEAIMPPPNSDTYGTMLMGVQWFDGAARLHSLVSFVKEKDRLISGIDSISKDISDDKSTNLYGAVVQGIKIMDDHVGNDSNVISVGSMVLFTDGKDRANRNSEIEAVTSIDNAEDGISVYTIGLGGEIDETVLKKLITKEDGFAYAEDYEDLVPRFKEIADEIKQEANSHYLLKYCSPKRKGQHELKILVSYGDKSCAMSTCFCADGFTGGCDLGQAE; encoded by the coding sequence ATGAGAATTGTCAAAATTAAATATTTTTCTTTGATAATCTTGATTGTATTAAGTTTATTCCTGGCTGGCTGCGGTGGAGATGATGATGATGACGACTTTTCGTTTTCAGAAGACTGCGATTGTTCTCCATCTCCTGTTCTTGATGAAAAAGGAATTACCTTAATATTTGAAAAACAGGATACTGAATGGCCTTCAAAAATTTCAGTGTTACTTAAAGCTGAAACCATTGAAGGAGAGCCTGTTGATGATCTTAAAACAGCTGATTTCAGTATTTATGAAGACGGGGAATTTATATCCCAGTTTGAAAGTCAAAGGGCTATTGTGCCCACACCAGGAGATTTTACATATTATACCCTGCTGCTTCTGGATTTAAGCGGCAGTGTGCTTGAAAGCAACAGCCTGACAGATTTAAAACAAGCTGCAAAAGGATTTGTTGAAGCCATTATGCCCCCTCCAAATTCTGATACCTACGGCACCATGTTAATGGGTGTCCAGTGGTTTGACGGAGCTGCAAGACTGCATTCCCTTGTTTCTTTTGTTAAGGAAAAAGACAGGCTGATTTCAGGAATTGACAGTATTTCAAAAGATATAAGCGATGATAAATCAACTAATCTTTACGGGGCAGTTGTTCAGGGAATTAAGATTATGGACGATCATGTCGGCAATGACAGCAATGTCATATCTGTAGGCAGCATGGTTCTTTTTACAGATGGAAAGGATCGTGCCAACAGGAACAGTGAGATAGAGGCGGTAACCTCTATTGATAATGCAGAAGACGGTATTTCTGTTTATACAATCGGTCTTGGAGGAGAGATTGATGAAACAGTGCTGAAAAAACTGATAACAAAAGAAGACGGTTTTGCTTATGCAGAAGATTACGAAGATCTTGTTCCCAGGTTTAAAGAGATTGCAGATGAAATAAAACAGGAAGCCAACAGCCATTATCTGCTTAAATACTGTTCTCCAAAGCGCAAGGGACAGCATGAACTCAAGATTCTTGTAAGTTATGGTGATAAAAGCTGTGCCATGAGTACATGTTTTTGTGCAGATGGTTTTACAGGGGGGTGTGATCTAGGACAGGCAGAGTAA
- a CDS encoding sugar phosphate isomerase/epimerase family protein — MKYGAMNNPLNSIISEIEIISSMGFDYLELTMDAPKAHYSIIKQDQKEIRKTLEKHNMELVCHLPTFVYTADLTESIRRVSLEETLLSVETAKETGARKTVLHPSLISGMGMFAIDTAKKYAFESLEIIVNKADKLGLKLCLENMTPQCRAFFKPDEFEEIFQGFPSLFMTFDTGHANINSKEEKRGVDFINKFKHRLAHVHISDNNGKKDEHLPPGKGTINFQEIISALIKTGYNDTATLEIFTENRRQDLLKTRETIDSIIAGLI, encoded by the coding sequence ATGAAATATGGTGCAATGAACAATCCCTTAAATTCAATTATAAGTGAAATTGAAATCATATCTTCCATGGGTTTTGACTACCTGGAACTGACTATGGATGCGCCAAAGGCACATTATTCAATTATTAAACAGGATCAAAAAGAAATAAGAAAAACATTGGAAAAGCATAATATGGAGCTTGTGTGCCACCTGCCTACCTTTGTTTATACTGCTGATCTTACTGAAAGCATACGCCGGGTATCTCTTGAAGAAACCCTTTTATCTGTTGAAACAGCAAAGGAAACAGGTGCCCGAAAAACTGTGCTTCATCCAAGCCTTATTTCAGGCATGGGAATGTTTGCTATTGATACTGCAAAAAAATATGCTTTTGAAAGCCTTGAAATTATTGTAAATAAAGCAGACAAGCTTGGGCTTAAACTGTGTCTTGAGAATATGACACCCCAGTGCAGAGCTTTTTTTAAGCCTGATGAATTTGAAGAAATTTTTCAAGGATTTCCATCTCTTTTCATGACTTTTGATACTGGTCATGCTAATATTAATTCAAAGGAAGAAAAGAGAGGGGTTGATTTTATTAATAAATTTAAACACAGACTTGCACATGTTCATATAAGCGACAATAATGGCAAAAAAGATGAGCATCTTCCCCCTGGAAAAGGTACCATTAATTTCCAGGAAATTATCAGCGCATTAATTAAGACTGGCTATAATGATACAGCAACCCTTGAAATTTTTACAGAAAACCGCCGGCAGGATTTACTTAAAACCAGGGAAACAATTGATTCCATAATAGCAGGACTAATTTAA
- a CDS encoding NAD-dependent malic enzyme produces the protein MSENNIPVAQGINWIYDPALNKGTAFTEEERDALGLHGLLPPGINTMSEQVLRVMGNYRRKRSDLERYIFLTALQDRNQTLFYRVLADYLEEMMPVIYTPTVGLACQEYVHIFRRPKGVFVSAKNKGRFSEILKNWPNKNVRVIVITDGERILGLGDLGVAGMGIPAGKLSLYTACAGIHPSWCLPVTIDVGTNNVDLQNDPLYFGMRNSRIRGEEYDSLIEEFIMAVEENFPNTLIQFEDFGNLNAFRLLNKYRSRICAFNDDIQGTASVALAGIYAAMRMTGQKLTDQKILFLGAGEAGTGIGDLIVSGMMDEGMTEQEARLKCWFTDSRGLVVKSREKLAEHKLAYAHDFEYHQYFIDAVKALKPTAIIGVSGQARAFTQPVLEAMAEFNERPLVFALSNPTSSAECTAKEAYAWTGGRAIFASGSPFEPVNIAGRNFEPGQGNNAYIFPGIGLGVIACKARHVTNEMFLAAARELADKVSEKDFKKGSIYPRLKKIREVSADIAVKVAEIAYDQGLATIDRPADLPSFIRSQMYEPNYRNYA, from the coding sequence ATGAGTGAAAATAATATACCTGTTGCACAAGGAATTAACTGGATTTATGATCCTGCATTAAACAAGGGAACTGCATTTACAGAAGAGGAAAGAGATGCCCTCGGGCTGCACGGACTTCTGCCCCCTGGTATTAATACCATGTCTGAGCAGGTACTTCGGGTTATGGGAAATTATAGAAGAAAACGCTCTGATCTGGAAAGATATATTTTTTTGACAGCTCTTCAGGATCGTAATCAAACCCTTTTTTACAGGGTGCTTGCAGATTATCTTGAAGAAATGATGCCTGTAATTTATACCCCTACAGTCGGGCTGGCATGTCAGGAATATGTTCATATTTTCAGGCGGCCCAAAGGTGTTTTTGTTTCTGCAAAAAATAAAGGAAGGTTTTCCGAGATTCTTAAAAACTGGCCTAACAAAAATGTGCGTGTAATTGTTATTACTGACGGGGAAAGAATCCTGGGACTGGGTGATCTCGGGGTTGCAGGGATGGGTATTCCTGCTGGCAAACTTTCTCTATATACTGCCTGTGCCGGGATTCATCCTTCATGGTGTCTGCCTGTTACCATTGATGTAGGAACAAATAATGTTGATCTGCAAAATGATCCCCTGTATTTTGGAATGCGTAATTCAAGAATCCGCGGTGAAGAATATGACAGCCTGATTGAAGAATTTATCATGGCAGTTGAGGAGAATTTTCCCAATACCCTTATTCAATTTGAAGATTTCGGCAATCTTAATGCTTTCAGGCTCTTAAATAAATACCGCAGCAGGATATGCGCTTTTAACGATGATATACAGGGAACAGCAAGCGTAGCTCTTGCAGGAATTTATGCAGCCATGCGCATGACCGGACAAAAACTTACAGATCAAAAGATTTTGTTTCTAGGTGCAGGTGAAGCAGGAACCGGGATTGGGGATCTCATTGTTTCCGGTATGATGGACGAGGGCATGACCGAGCAGGAAGCCCGTTTAAAATGCTGGTTTACAGATTCCAGAGGACTCGTGGTTAAAAGCCGTGAAAAACTTGCTGAACATAAGCTGGCCTATGCACATGATTTTGAATATCATCAATATTTTATAGATGCAGTAAAGGCATTGAAACCAACAGCAATTATAGGCGTATCAGGCCAGGCAAGAGCATTTACACAGCCTGTATTAGAAGCAATGGCAGAATTTAATGAAAGACCTCTTGTATTTGCCTTGTCAAATCCGACATCCAGTGCAGAATGCACTGCAAAAGAAGCCTATGCCTGGACAGGGGGACGTGCAATTTTTGCAAGCGGAAGTCCTTTTGAACCTGTTAATATAGCAGGCAGGAATTTTGAACCAGGACAGGGTAACAATGCTTATATTTTCCCAGGTATAGGACTAGGGGTAATTGCCTGCAAAGCAAGACATGTAACAAACGAGATGTTTCTTGCTGCTGCCCGGGAACTTGCTGATAAAGTTTCAGAAAAGGATTTTAAAAAAGGAAGTATCTATCCCAGATTAAAAAAGATCAGGGAGGTATCTGCTGATATTGCAGTAAAGGTTGCAGAGATTGCCTATGACCAGGGGCTTGCAACAATAGACAGGCCTGCTGATCTTCCCTCTTTTATCAGATCCCAGATGTATGAGCCTAATTATCGGAATTATGCATAA